The Desulfonatronovibrio hydrogenovorans DSM 9292 genome includes a window with the following:
- a CDS encoding tetratricopeptide repeat protein produces the protein MNYHFIILFFSLLLFFPSQALALDPGNRDSYHEWLKRYGAMDIYAMNLREQDPSPQARLDYANALVSLGNAQEALTVLNSLETMDSPQVQGKSHWIRHRALRQLGEFERSILSVVEAAGLLGFQETVQLMSQEPDLEKLWNNVWKRWYFQTLRPDMVHEGRILIMDLSFRLASAAWPDQGFWSKISSPLAATPAEKTGPSSDQIQIAKALSLWSIGHWSMADQALEQVSNSSKKSFFRELGTFLRSSDLAAWKSNDSSIKSSGFSQVYAQQLINFVLEDFRLKSPEAGSWEPFLTQVKTFPPGRSLEVIRQELSSALLSGDVRSRLHALEFIFELQEKNHVQALESWYKSGTDPSGLPFTIILAVSILSKDPGSLSSLPSSTYPVLKELLNAAGFNPDPEHMAGFWKEEIKNLSSLYTVFPLDYAVNYLFYQKNFTAKQDRESAINLAFLFPYSEIGQSSYLNLARHAYKDGNKTLAWRYLQNISQEFAQGPRQLELLEAKAGILMDMGREEESLSTYQEILKIDPARLNPETRLKLALLAQEKNQWDTAQAMLQDLWRDRSNISESIQAEILFWLGEGAQYRGDLEKALDYYLRLAWGFPGENIWAVTAMYRAGLIYEQRGMLDPAKNLFQTVLRNADRNAQKEAARQRIDAIESRMGASTGGGAYLF, from the coding sequence ATGAATTATCACTTTATCATATTATTTTTTTCACTCTTGCTTTTCTTTCCCAGTCAGGCCTTGGCCCTTGATCCCGGCAATCGGGACTCCTACCATGAATGGCTCAAGCGTTACGGGGCCATGGATATCTACGCCATGAACCTCAGGGAGCAGGACCCCAGCCCTCAGGCCCGACTGGATTATGCCAATGCCCTGGTTTCTCTGGGCAATGCTCAGGAAGCCCTTACAGTTCTAAACTCGCTGGAAACCATGGACTCGCCTCAAGTCCAGGGCAAGTCCCACTGGATCAGGCACAGGGCCCTGAGGCAGCTTGGAGAATTTGAAAGATCGATTCTGTCGGTTGTGGAGGCAGCAGGATTACTGGGATTCCAGGAAACAGTTCAGCTCATGAGCCAGGAGCCGGACCTTGAAAAACTATGGAACAATGTCTGGAAAAGATGGTATTTTCAGACATTACGACCTGATATGGTCCATGAGGGACGGATCCTGATCATGGATCTATCCTTTCGCCTGGCATCTGCTGCCTGGCCTGACCAGGGGTTCTGGTCAAAAATATCCAGCCCCCTGGCAGCAACCCCTGCAGAAAAAACCGGTCCTTCATCTGATCAGATCCAGATCGCCAAAGCCCTGTCCTTGTGGAGCATAGGCCACTGGTCAATGGCAGACCAGGCCCTGGAACAGGTATCCAATTCCAGCAAGAAATCCTTTTTCAGGGAACTGGGCACTTTTCTTAGATCATCTGATCTTGCTGCCTGGAAAAGTAATGATTCTTCCATAAAGAGTTCTGGTTTTTCCCAAGTATATGCCCAACAACTCATTAATTTCGTTCTGGAAGATTTCAGATTAAAATCTCCTGAAGCAGGATCATGGGAACCCTTTCTTACGCAGGTCAAGACTTTTCCTCCTGGCAGGTCCCTGGAAGTCATCAGGCAGGAACTTTCATCCGCCCTGCTTTCTGGTGACGTCCGCTCCCGTCTTCATGCCCTGGAGTTCATCTTCGAACTTCAGGAAAAAAACCATGTCCAGGCTCTTGAATCCTGGTATAAATCCGGAACTGACCCATCAGGCCTGCCTTTCACCATCATCTTGGCGGTATCCATCCTGAGCAAAGACCCTGGCAGCCTTTCCAGTCTGCCCTCCTCGACTTATCCGGTGCTCAAGGAGCTTCTCAACGCAGCCGGATTCAACCCTGACCCTGAGCACATGGCTGGATTCTGGAAAGAAGAAATCAAAAACTTAAGCTCACTATACACAGTTTTTCCCCTTGATTATGCTGTTAACTATCTTTTTTATCAAAAAAACTTCACTGCCAAACAGGACCGGGAATCAGCAATCAATCTTGCCTTTCTGTTTCCTTATTCCGAAATCGGCCAGAGTTCTTATTTGAACCTGGCCAGACATGCCTACAAGGATGGAAATAAAACCCTGGCCTGGCGCTATCTGCAGAATATATCCCAGGAGTTCGCCCAGGGTCCAAGGCAGCTGGAACTCCTGGAAGCCAAGGCCGGAATCCTCATGGACATGGGCCGGGAAGAGGAATCTCTCAGCACCTATCAGGAAATCCTGAAGATCGACCCTGCCAGACTTAATCCTGAAACCAGGCTGAAGCTTGCCTTGCTGGCCCAGGAAAAAAACCAATGGGACACTGCCCAGGCAATGCTCCAGGACTTATGGAGAGACAGAAGCAACATTTCTGAATCAATTCAGGCTGAAATACTATTCTGGCTGGGAGAAGGAGCCCAGTACCGGGGTGACCTTGAAAAGGCTTTGGATTATTATTTAAGGCTTGCCTGGGGATTCCCCGGGGAAAACATCTGGGCGGTTACAGCCATGTACCGGGCAGGTCTAATTTACGAACAAAGAGGGATGCTTGACCCGGCCAAAAATCTTTTTCAGACCGTGCTTAGAAATGCTGACCGCAATGCCCAGAAGGAGGCAGCCAGACAAAGAATCGATGCCATTGAATCCAGAATGGGTGCTTCTACAGGCGGTGGGGCATACCTTTTTTAG
- the folK gene encoding 2-amino-4-hydroxy-6-hydroxymethyldihydropteridine diphosphokinase, which translates to MGFSVSKKRVIISLGTNLGLCSKNLENAIAALDSLNGLSILKLSRIYLTQPQDKPDQPWFLNQVAMLVTGPEWNPWSLLQALQQIELKMGRSRNVPKGPRVIDLDILSYNSRTICSPELVVPHPAMKKRAFVLVPLMDIYPEFTFPDGQSLQQALESIPFRIDNNIIYQ; encoded by the coding sequence ATGGGTTTTTCCGTGTCCAAAAAAAGGGTTATTATCAGCCTTGGCACTAATCTAGGATTATGCAGTAAGAACCTGGAAAATGCAATTGCAGCCCTTGACAGTCTAAATGGGCTTAGCATCTTGAAACTGTCCCGGATTTATTTGACCCAGCCCCAGGATAAACCCGACCAGCCCTGGTTCCTGAATCAGGTTGCCATGCTCGTCACCGGTCCAGAATGGAACCCATGGAGTCTTTTACAAGCACTCCAGCAGATAGAACTCAAGATGGGACGGAGCAGAAATGTCCCCAAAGGTCCAAGGGTTATAGACCTGGACATCCTGTCTTACAATTCAAGAACCATTTGCAGTCCTGAACTGGTTGTTCCTCATCCTGCCATGAAAAAAAGAGCCTTTGTCCTTGTGCCCCTGATGGATATTTATCCGGAATTCACCTTTCCTGATGGACAGTCTTTGCAGCAGGCCCTGGAGAGCATCCCATTCAGGATAGACAATAATATCATCTATCAATAG
- the xerD gene encoding site-specific tyrosine recombinase XerD, translating into MSLERPQPTAEVESFLEHSLVVKGLSQATIRSYSQDLDSFFLFIKEKSIPVTRVSEQDIFIYLVFLRGKGLQSRSLARHMATLRGFFLFLQDQGIVQDNPAGLLENPKLPKLLPKVLSVEEVETILSQPETGQKLGARDKAMLELLYAAGLRVSEVADLKVLSYDQQSGLIRVWGKGAKERIVPLHYSCMKWLDFYLQNWRNTFSPKEDNIFLNRSGRRLSRQGVWKMIKKYALQAGIKKQVSPHTLRHSFATHLLEGGADLRTVQILLGHSDITATEIYTHVQKDRLQATHDRYHPRTRTQRP; encoded by the coding sequence TTGTCCCTGGAACGTCCCCAACCCACAGCAGAGGTTGAAAGCTTTCTGGAGCACTCTCTGGTGGTCAAAGGCCTTTCTCAGGCCACCATCCGTTCCTATTCCCAGGATCTGGATTCTTTTTTCCTGTTCATCAAGGAAAAATCAATACCTGTCACCCGGGTTTCCGAACAGGACATCTTTATCTATCTTGTTTTTCTGCGGGGAAAGGGGCTGCAGAGTCGGAGTCTGGCCAGACACATGGCAACTCTGCGCGGGTTTTTCTTGTTCCTCCAAGATCAGGGAATTGTCCAGGACAACCCTGCTGGTCTGCTTGAAAATCCCAAACTGCCCAAGTTGCTGCCCAAGGTCTTGTCTGTTGAAGAGGTGGAAACAATTCTATCCCAGCCAGAAACAGGACAAAAGCTTGGAGCCAGGGACAAGGCCATGCTTGAGCTCCTGTATGCAGCCGGGTTGAGGGTTTCTGAGGTGGCTGACTTGAAGGTCCTCAGTTATGACCAGCAAAGCGGGCTGATCAGGGTCTGGGGAAAGGGAGCTAAGGAGAGGATAGTTCCCCTGCACTACTCCTGCATGAAGTGGCTTGATTTTTACCTGCAAAACTGGCGGAACACATTTTCGCCAAAAGAGGATAACATCTTCCTGAACCGTTCAGGCAGAAGGCTTTCCAGGCAGGGAGTCTGGAAGATGATCAAAAAGTACGCCCTACAGGCTGGAATCAAAAAACAGGTCTCCCCTCATACCTTAAGGCATTCCTTTGCCACCCATCTTCTGGAAGGCGGGGCTGACCTGAGAACCGTGCAGATCCTGCTGGGGCACTCGGATATTACTGCTACTGAAATCTATACTCATGTCCAGAAAGATCGACTCCAGGCCACCCACGATAGATATCACCCCAGAACCCGAACTCAAAGACCATGA
- the gdhA gene encoding NADP-specific glutamate dehydrogenase: MTAKEHIQSVFEQVVKRNPGEIEFHQAVKEVLESLEPVIEARSDYQEANILGRIVEPERMITFRVPWQDDKGNVQVNRGFRVQFNSTLGPYKGGIRFHPSVNQGIIKFLGFEQIFKNSLTTLPMGGGKGGSDFDPKFKSDSEIMRFCQSFMTELQRHIGADTDVPAGDIGVGAREVGYMFGQYKRLRNEFTGVLTGKSLNWGGSLIRPEATGYGSVYFAQEMLKSKNDSMEGKTCVVSGSGNVAQFTVEKILELGGKVVSLSDSGGTIYDPQGIDQEKLRFIKELKSIRYGRIKEYAEKFKGVEYYEGKKPWAIKCDCAFPSATQNEISPADAEVMFNNGCNLISEGANMPTEPGAVQLALSSGCLFGPGKAANAGGVAVSGLEMSQNSMRLKWTREEVDQKLREIMTAIHKQCIEAAEEYGMKDNLVAGANIAGFVRVADAMLDHGVI, encoded by the coding sequence ATGACGGCAAAAGAGCACATCCAAAGCGTATTTGAACAGGTAGTCAAACGGAATCCCGGTGAAATTGAGTTCCACCAGGCTGTTAAAGAGGTCCTTGAATCGCTTGAACCGGTAATTGAAGCCAGGTCCGACTATCAGGAGGCCAATATCCTGGGGAGAATAGTTGAACCTGAAAGGATGATCACCTTCAGAGTACCCTGGCAGGACGACAAGGGAAATGTCCAGGTCAACAGGGGATTCAGAGTCCAGTTCAACAGTACTCTGGGGCCCTATAAGGGTGGTATCAGGTTTCATCCCAGCGTAAACCAGGGCATAATCAAATTTTTGGGTTTTGAACAGATATTCAAGAATTCCCTGACCACGCTTCCCATGGGTGGTGGTAAGGGCGGGTCAGACTTTGATCCAAAATTCAAATCCGACTCAGAAATCATGCGTTTCTGCCAGTCGTTTATGACAGAACTGCAGAGACATATCGGAGCTGACACCGATGTTCCAGCTGGAGACATCGGCGTGGGGGCCAGGGAAGTCGGTTATATGTTCGGGCAGTACAAAAGGCTTAGAAACGAATTCACCGGTGTCCTGACCGGGAAAAGTCTGAATTGGGGAGGTTCTCTCATCAGGCCGGAAGCCACAGGCTACGGTTCTGTATATTTTGCCCAGGAAATGCTTAAAAGCAAAAACGACAGTATGGAAGGAAAGACCTGCGTGGTAAGCGGATCCGGCAATGTTGCCCAGTTCACGGTGGAAAAGATCCTTGAACTCGGTGGTAAAGTAGTATCCCTTTCCGACTCAGGAGGCACCATTTATGATCCCCAGGGAATTGACCAGGAAAAACTAAGATTCATTAAGGAACTCAAAAGCATCCGCTATGGGAGAATCAAGGAATACGCAGAAAAATTCAAAGGAGTGGAATACTATGAAGGGAAAAAGCCCTGGGCCATCAAGTGTGACTGTGCTTTTCCTTCAGCCACTCAGAATGAAATCAGTCCTGCTGACGCTGAGGTCATGTTCAACAACGGATGTAATCTGATTTCCGAGGGAGCTAACATGCCCACTGAACCCGGAGCTGTCCAGCTGGCCCTTTCATCCGGCTGTCTTTTCGGACCTGGCAAAGCAGCCAATGCCGGAGGAGTAGCAGTCTCAGGTCTGGAAATGTCCCAGAATTCCATGCGTCTGAAGTGGACCAGGGAAGAGGTGGATCAAAAACTCAGAGAAATCATGACCGCCATCCACAAGCAGTGTATTGAGGCGGCAGAAGAATACGGAATGAAGGACAACCTTGTGGCTGGGGCCAACATTGCCGGTTTTGTCCGGGTTGCCGATGCCATGCTTGATCACGGAGTAATTTAG
- a CDS encoding CBS domain-containing protein, with translation MKKSLIKASTVITCHVNADFDALSSMIAASKLYPDSVLIFPGSQEKNLKNFFIQSATYLYNFKSFRDIDPESVTRLIIVDTRQKSRVTHIAPLLEKDLTIHIYDHHPDSDEDISGEVEVVKPWGSTTSIISEILARNDIALTEDEATVLGLGIYEDTGCFTFKSTTSHDFEAASWLLARGMDLNMVSDLINRDLSAEQVSILNSLLESATTHKINGIDIVVAEVSLEHYVGDFALLAHKLLDMENIRVLFAIGRMHDRVHIVARSRTTDVDVGRICSSMGGGGHSFAASATVKHKTLIQVKDELFGLLYSQINPQILVAHLMSAPAVSIEENEIISQAAEVMTRFGLKAVPVMDEGRKKCVGIIEHQVADKAVSHGLGKIPLKEYMLTDFSVLSTKDDIYRVMEIIIGQRQRLIPIVKDDAVIGVVTRTDLINNIIKEPARIPEALLPERKRERNVKKILKDRLPEHIYVLMEKCGNLSREMGFQLYIVGGFVRDILLGRDNLDVDLVVEGDGIAFARKLAKELGGRVRAHHKFQTAVVILDQGQKIDVATARLEYYEHPAALPTVELSSIKMDLYRRDFSINALAVHLNPDSFGKLVDFFGGQRDIKDKVIRVLHSLSFVEDPTRIIRAIRFEQRFAFRIGSQTEKLIKNAVELNIFHKLSGSRIFHELKMIFEENNPLGCMTRMDNFGLLRNIHPLLKLTPGINGLLLETEKVINWFQLLYTEEKIKKWLLYLLGLLNNINDAQAKIIFNRFSFSKKQELNFFTIRGQVREAVSRLHDWQRKNKKMSELYFILSPLPLEALLFLMARNQKDDLRKKISYFITRLRNIEPLLSGKDLKKMGITPGPLYGKILQDLIAARIDGLSCDRKAQMEWVREKYGHSRD, from the coding sequence ATGAAGAAATCACTGATCAAGGCTTCAACCGTAATTACCTGTCATGTCAATGCTGATTTTGATGCCCTGTCCTCAATGATCGCAGCCAGCAAGCTTTACCCCGATTCAGTGCTCATTTTTCCGGGAAGCCAGGAAAAAAATCTGAAGAATTTTTTTATCCAGAGCGCCACTTATCTTTATAATTTTAAATCATTTCGGGACATTGACCCTGAAAGCGTCACCAGGCTGATCATAGTTGACACCAGGCAGAAATCAAGGGTCACGCACATTGCTCCTTTACTGGAAAAGGATTTGACCATCCATATTTATGATCACCATCCTGATTCAGATGAAGATATTTCCGGAGAGGTTGAGGTGGTCAAGCCATGGGGCTCCACCACTTCCATCATCTCTGAAATTCTGGCCAGAAATGATATTGCCCTTACCGAGGACGAAGCCACAGTTCTGGGGTTAGGCATATATGAAGATACAGGCTGCTTTACATTCAAGTCCACCACCAGCCACGATTTTGAAGCTGCTTCCTGGCTTCTGGCCAGGGGTATGGATCTGAATATGGTGTCAGATCTCATCAACAGGGATTTGTCTGCTGAGCAGGTTTCCATCCTTAATTCTTTACTGGAATCAGCCACCACCCATAAGATCAACGGCATCGACATTGTTGTGGCCGAAGTATCTTTAGAACATTATGTTGGTGATTTTGCCCTGTTGGCCCACAAGCTTCTAGATATGGAAAACATCAGAGTTCTCTTTGCCATCGGCCGCATGCATGACCGGGTCCATATCGTTGCCAGGAGCAGGACCACGGACGTGGATGTGGGTCGAATATGTTCTTCCATGGGAGGCGGGGGCCATTCTTTTGCAGCATCGGCCACTGTCAAGCACAAGACCCTGATTCAGGTCAAGGATGAGCTTTTTGGTCTGTTGTATTCCCAAATCAATCCACAGATCCTGGTTGCTCACCTCATGTCTGCCCCGGCTGTCAGTATTGAAGAAAATGAGATCATATCTCAGGCAGCCGAAGTAATGACCAGATTTGGGTTAAAGGCTGTTCCAGTCATGGATGAAGGCAGAAAAAAGTGCGTGGGAATCATTGAGCACCAGGTTGCTGATAAGGCTGTGTCCCATGGGCTGGGCAAGATTCCTTTGAAGGAGTATATGCTTACCGACTTTTCTGTGCTGAGCACCAAAGATGATATTTACAGAGTCATGGAAATAATCATTGGTCAAAGACAACGGCTCATCCCTATTGTCAAGGATGATGCAGTGATTGGAGTAGTGACCAGGACTGACCTGATAAATAATATTATCAAAGAGCCGGCCAGGATACCTGAAGCTCTTCTTCCGGAAAGAAAAAGAGAGAGGAACGTCAAAAAAATACTCAAGGACAGGCTTCCTGAACATATATATGTTCTAATGGAGAAATGCGGAAATTTATCCCGGGAGATGGGATTTCAACTGTACATTGTTGGAGGTTTTGTCCGGGATATCCTTCTTGGTCGGGACAATCTGGATGTTGACCTGGTGGTGGAGGGAGATGGAATAGCCTTTGCCAGAAAGCTGGCTAAGGAGCTTGGCGGCCGGGTCAGGGCTCATCATAAGTTTCAGACCGCAGTAGTTATTCTGGATCAGGGACAGAAAATCGACGTGGCCACTGCCAGGCTCGAATATTATGAACATCCGGCTGCACTGCCTACGGTTGAACTGTCGTCAATAAAGATGGACCTGTACCGGAGAGATTTCAGCATCAATGCCCTGGCCGTGCATCTCAATCCTGACAGTTTTGGCAAACTGGTGGATTTTTTTGGAGGTCAGAGGGATATCAAGGACAAGGTTATCAGGGTCCTCCATTCTTTGAGTTTTGTTGAAGATCCCACCAGGATCATCAGGGCCATCAGGTTTGAGCAGAGGTTTGCCTTCAGGATAGGCAGCCAGACTGAAAAACTGATCAAGAATGCGGTGGAACTGAATATCTTTCACAAGTTATCCGGGAGCAGGATCTTTCACGAACTGAAAATGATCTTTGAAGAAAACAATCCTCTGGGGTGCATGACCCGGATGGATAATTTCGGACTGCTGCGCAACATCCATCCCCTGCTTAAATTGACTCCAGGCATTAACGGGCTTTTGCTGGAAACCGAAAAGGTAATCAACTGGTTCCAGTTGCTTTATACAGAAGAAAAAATAAAAAAATGGCTTTTATACCTGCTGGGTTTATTAAATAATATTAATGACGCCCAGGCCAAGATCATTTTTAACAGGTTCAGCTTTTCCAAAAAACAGGAACTCAATTTTTTCACCATCAGGGGACAGGTCCGGGAAGCAGTGTCCAGGCTTCATGACTGGCAAAGAAAAAATAAAAAAATGAGCGAGTTATATTTCATCCTAAGCCCCCTGCCCCTGGAAGCCCTTCTGTTTCTTATGGCCAGAAATCAAAAAGATGATCTGCGCAAGAAGATATCCTACTTCATAACCAGACTGCGGAATATTGAACCTTTATTGTCAGGTAAAGATTTGAAAAAAATGGGGATCACTCCTGGACCATTATATGGAAAAATACTTCAGGATTTGATTGCGGCAAGAATCGACGGGCTTTCGTGTGACCGTAAAGCCCAAATGGAGTGGGTCAGGGAAAAATATGGTCACAGCCGGGATTGA
- the fsa gene encoding fructose-6-phosphate aldolase has product MKFFIDTANIDEIKKGMDFGMVDGVTTNPSLMAREGRNWRDVASDICQLVQGPVSLEVIGTTAEDMVNEAVELVKFGPNVVIKIPMTMPGLEAVKTLANMQIETNVTLVFSPLQALLAAKAGAAYVSPFVGRLDDIGQNGMDVVAGIIDIYDNYALDTEIIVASVRHPGHVLESAMMGADIATIPFKVIEKLSRHPLTDTGLEAFLADWKTVK; this is encoded by the coding sequence ATGAAATTTTTCATTGATACTGCCAACATTGATGAAATCAAAAAGGGCATGGACTTCGGCATGGTGGACGGTGTCACTACCAATCCCAGCCTTATGGCCAGGGAAGGCCGAAACTGGAGAGATGTGGCCTCGGATATTTGCCAGCTTGTCCAGGGACCGGTAAGCCTGGAAGTAATTGGAACGACTGCAGAGGATATGGTCAATGAGGCGGTTGAACTGGTCAAATTCGGGCCAAATGTTGTAATCAAGATTCCCATGACCATGCCAGGCCTGGAAGCTGTCAAAACTCTTGCCAACATGCAGATAGAGACTAATGTCACCCTGGTTTTTTCCCCGCTCCAGGCCTTGCTTGCTGCCAAGGCAGGGGCTGCATACGTCAGTCCGTTTGTGGGCAGGCTGGATGACATTGGCCAGAACGGGATGGATGTGGTGGCAGGAATCATTGACATTTACGACAACTATGCTCTGGACACGGAAATCATTGTAGCCAGTGTAAGGCATCCTGGTCATGTCCTGGAATCAGCCATGATGGGCGCTGACATCGCAACAATACCATTCAAGGTAATTGAAAAGCTGTCCAGACATCCGCTGACTGACACAGGTCTGGAAGCCTTTCTGGCTGACTGGAAAACAGTAAAATAG
- a CDS encoding transcriptional regulator, whose translation MLKFVILIVVGFILYKLLINDQKKKKEKVTKEKEKMAANGVMVKDPVCGTYVDKGSDIRVKKDGNVLCFCSYDCRDKYLKRIGAHEVLDQNQKEKE comes from the coding sequence ATGCTTAAATTTGTCATCCTGATCGTTGTTGGATTTATCCTGTATAAACTTCTGATTAATGATCAGAAAAAGAAAAAGGAAAAAGTAACCAAAGAAAAGGAAAAAATGGCTGCCAATGGAGTCATGGTCAAAGACCCAGTCTGTGGGACTTACGTGGACAAGGGCAGCGACATCCGGGTTAAAAAGGATGGAAATGTCCTCTGTTTTTGCAGCTATGACTGCAGAGACAAGTACCTGAAGAGGATCGGAGCCCATGAGGTTCTGGACCAGAATCAAAAGGAAAAAGAATAA